In Kwoniella newhampshirensis strain CBS 13917 chromosome 2, whole genome shotgun sequence, one DNA window encodes the following:
- a CDS encoding protein disulfide-isomerase domain has protein sequence MRFSPTLALAAAVLPLAAQAGMYGQPVLNLDAKTFRTVMATEHAAMVAFVAPWCGHCKNLGPEYTSAAQSLSPLIPFYAVDCDDAKNKALCAEYQIQGFPTIKAFPRAGKGAAKDYNGERKRGALIEYAKTLVPDRVKKLRADGKIDSVLQGFLDEKSDLPHVLLVHPSAPSIPFLWKVLAHRLSNKMHLGYVRDTASHAVLTSVGIFDSADTTRDGTRVVAWTPAAKEKTNVTEYEGAMKFNALLEWLQAQLDGTSSSSAGSNSGKAQQKPVKAPEPIPNAADETASDVDAKGKKAKDAAAIKAKMDEAERRDRERRDRIAAAAARAHDQAAAEGGGEEASPVEDAPEAVPEGSVEPDEVVVDQGGAAEPVPEQVPNIGVETEQTEIAHEEL, from the exons GCAACGGAACATGCGGCG ATGGTCGCATTCGTCGCACCCTGGTGTGGACATTGCAAGAACCTAGGACCAGAGTACACTTCAGCCGCACAGTCACTCTCCCCCCTGATCCCATTCTACGCGGTCGACTGCGACGACGCGAAAAACAAGGCCCTCTGCGCAGAATACCAGATCCAGGGGTTCCCCACGATCAAGGCTTTCCCCAGAGCTGGCAAGGGGGCCGCGAAGGATTATAatggagaaaggaagagaggcgCATTGATAGAATATGCGAAGACGTTGGTACCGGATAgagtgaagaagttgagaGCGGATGGAAAGATCGATTCTGTGCTTCAGGGGTTCTTggatgag AAATCCGATCTACCTCACGTCTTACTCGTTCATCCTTCTGCTCCATCTATACCTTTCTTGTGGAAAGTCCTCGCTCACAGGTTATCGAACAAG ATGCACCTCGGCTACGTCAGAGATACCGCTTCGCATGCTGTCCTCACCTCTGTGGGCATCTTCGATTCCGCTGACACGACACGAGATGGCACAAGGGTCGTAGCATGGACACCGGCTGCCAAGGAAAAGACCAACGTGACGGAATATGAAG GCGCAATGAAGTTCAATGCTCTTCTAGAGTGGCTTCAAGCTCAGTTGGACGGtacatcttcgtcgtctgcCGGTTCCAATTCTGGGAAAGCTCAACAGAAACCTGTCAAAGCTCCTGAACCAATCCCAAACGCTGCTGATGAAACGGCTTCGGATGTCGACGCCAAAGGTAAGAAGGCAAAAGATGCAGCGGCTATCAAagcgaagatggacgaggcagaacgaagagatcgagagcgTAGAGATCGAATAGCTGCAGCTGCGGCACGAGCACATGATcaagcagcagcagaaggaggaggagaggaagcgagTCCAGTGGAAGATGCTCCGGAAGCTGTGCCCGAGGGAAGTGTGGAACCAGACGAGGTCGTGGTGGATCAGGGAGGAGCGGCGGAACCTGTGCCAGAGCAGGTACCGAATATTGGTGTGGAGACCGAGCAGACAGAGATTGCGCATGAGGAGCTGTAG